A region from the Nostoc sp. HK-01 genome encodes:
- a CDS encoding WD-repeat protein has translation MNTFEITIQRKSGDRWPIVAEHSRPGELLPIRSEGTLVVTLEDVQQLTSLLGRPKDYGTVLGKALFQGQIRDAFVSALRESENPLRVLLFLEAADSKLKFWRWERLCAPIDGDWQLLALQQRSPFSFYIPAITDRRFPPIGRRDLRALVLVASPTDADKYNLAKFDVKATVDSVRTALGNIPTDVLATVEGAIAPPTLDALCSQLTDRTKQYTILHFVSHGKLLDDGETVLYWAKADNTVEPVTATRLLERLDPLRGARGLPHFAFLCACESANFGVNGGLGGLAQRLVRDLGMPAVVAMTDKVTIKTAQILAENFYRQLKASGEVDIALHEATASLAERGDITVPALFSRLGARPLFSDQLDRALTNSEIEYGLEHLKKLLLERSPVLCHPFEEQAQKLRNIIVADVAALSKQARQEREQALTEIDNLCDEAIDISFHALALDQQPPNYDSRCPFLGLYPFRQENREFFFGRDELITQLQQKLNEHNFLAVLGASGSGKSSLVLAGLIPALQQQQPSLAIAYMTPSSNPNEQLQISLSPYLENPSPNLSPAGRESLNFPPSLEGKEVRGLGQSLILVIDQFEELFTLCTDEAQRLAFIEQVLSLSQQQKVVITMRADFWGECAPYQELKELMEARQKLIAPMNVLELRKAMEMQAAQVGLRFEAGLSNSILDDVQGEPGAMPLLQHALLELWKRRHGRWLRCEEYEAIGGVKKAISQTADDVYNRSKPEAREQIKNIFVRLTRLDEEAVQGEQRRDTRRRVGLEELVPLGGKLAVTKNLVQRLAGEGARLVVTSVDESTNQEEVEVAHEALIRYWPRLLDWLNENRTDLQLRETIRQAALEWEKKPKDENYLVHRGGRLEDAEALLKKAGFLNQLEANYISACVELRERSALEQEQRQQRELQREKQARLGWQCLAGAMTIITILFISYFAYREKLRLEAYSLGETVKIPAGKFYFGAKNPRGNEISVRQINLDDFEIDKHQVSNHQYGLCVSYGACSRPVMQPQLFLDKNNLDKPVVGVTAFQANDYCDWLGRRLPTELEWEKAARNSQNFSSTLPSWEWTSSYFFKQFNFQLSKKPWYINSEILKLNQPLTLRFLGKKITVRQSALPDSQAEDTGLRCAKSKKDDTFINII, from the coding sequence ATGAACACCTTTGAGATTACCATCCAACGCAAATCAGGCGATCGCTGGCCGATAGTTGCAGAACACAGCCGCCCTGGTGAACTGCTACCAATTCGCAGTGAAGGTACTCTGGTGGTAACTCTAGAGGATGTTCAACAATTAACAAGTCTGCTGGGAAGACCGAAGGACTATGGTACAGTCTTGGGCAAAGCGTTGTTTCAGGGTCAAATACGGGATGCTTTTGTCAGTGCTTTGCGAGAGAGTGAAAACCCTCTGCGGGTTCTGCTGTTTCTCGAAGCCGCAGACAGCAAACTAAAATTTTGGCGTTGGGAAAGGCTATGCGCCCCAATTGATGGTGATTGGCAGTTGTTAGCTCTCCAACAGCGATCGCCTTTTTCTTTCTACATCCCTGCAATTACCGATCGCCGCTTTCCCCCCATAGGAAGGCGCGATTTGCGAGCCTTGGTCTTGGTAGCCAGCCCCACGGATGCAGATAAGTATAATTTAGCTAAATTTGATGTCAAGGCTACGGTTGACAGTGTACGAACTGCTTTAGGAAATATCCCTACCGATGTTTTGGCAACGGTGGAAGGTGCGATCGCTCCGCCAACCCTTGACGCACTCTGTTCTCAACTAACAGACCGGACAAAGCAATACACCATACTGCATTTTGTCAGTCACGGTAAGTTATTGGATGACGGCGAAACTGTCCTCTACTGGGCAAAAGCTGATAATACAGTTGAGCCAGTCACAGCAACACGCTTGCTAGAACGGCTAGACCCTTTACGAGGAGCTAGAGGATTACCGCATTTTGCCTTTTTGTGTGCTTGCGAAAGTGCCAATTTTGGGGTAAATGGTGGATTGGGAGGATTAGCCCAACGCTTGGTGCGCGATTTGGGTATGCCTGCGGTGGTGGCAATGACCGATAAGGTAACAATTAAAACAGCACAGATATTAGCAGAAAACTTTTATCGGCAACTCAAAGCATCGGGAGAGGTGGACATAGCACTGCATGAAGCCACAGCTAGTTTAGCCGAGCGTGGTGATATTACTGTCCCGGCTTTGTTCAGTCGCTTAGGTGCAAGACCCTTATTCAGCGACCAACTCGACCGCGCACTGACTAACTCCGAAATTGAGTATGGCTTGGAACATCTGAAAAAATTGCTGTTAGAGCGATCGCCTGTACTCTGCCATCCATTTGAGGAGCAAGCACAAAAGCTGAGAAACATTATAGTTGCAGATGTCGCCGCCTTGAGCAAGCAAGCGCGTCAAGAACGAGAGCAGGCTTTAACTGAAATAGACAATCTCTGCGATGAAGCCATAGATATCAGCTTTCATGCGCTGGCTTTAGATCAGCAACCACCAAATTACGATTCTCGCTGTCCTTTTTTGGGCTTGTATCCATTCCGCCAAGAAAACCGCGAGTTCTTCTTTGGGCGTGACGAATTAATTACCCAACTGCAACAAAAGCTGAATGAACACAACTTTTTAGCAGTGTTAGGTGCTTCTGGGAGTGGTAAATCATCATTGGTACTAGCTGGGCTGATTCCGGCTTTACAACAACAGCAGCCAAGTTTGGCGATCGCTTACATGACCCCAAGTAGCAATCCCAACGAACAACTGCAAATAAGTCTATCACCTTATTTAGAAAACCCCTCTCCAAACCTCTCCCCCGCAGGGAGAGAGTCTTTGAATTTTCCTCCTTCTCTTGAAGGGAAGGAGGTTAGGGGGTTAGGTCAATCCCTAATCCTAGTAATTGACCAATTTGAGGAACTATTCACCCTCTGCACTGATGAAGCTCAACGCCTCGCTTTTATCGAGCAAGTGTTAAGCCTGAGTCAGCAGCAAAAGGTTGTAATCACCATGCGAGCAGACTTTTGGGGAGAATGTGCGCCTTACCAAGAACTCAAAGAGTTGATGGAAGCAAGGCAAAAATTAATTGCACCGATGAACGTCTTAGAACTGCGAAAAGCAATGGAAATGCAAGCGGCTCAAGTGGGGTTACGTTTTGAAGCTGGCTTGAGTAATAGTATTTTAGATGATGTTCAAGGTGAGCCAGGTGCTATGCCACTGCTGCAACACGCACTGCTAGAGTTGTGGAAACGGCGACACGGCAGATGGTTGCGTTGTGAAGAATATGAAGCCATTGGCGGTGTGAAAAAGGCAATTTCTCAAACTGCCGATGATGTGTACAATCGTTCCAAACCAGAAGCACGAGAGCAAATCAAGAATATCTTTGTGCGCCTTACCCGCTTGGATGAAGAAGCTGTACAAGGTGAGCAACGCCGGGATACACGAAGGCGTGTTGGGTTAGAAGAATTAGTACCTTTAGGTGGTAAGTTGGCGGTAACAAAAAATCTCGTGCAGCGATTGGCTGGGGAAGGTGCGCGACTTGTAGTAACGAGTGTAGATGAGTCTACAAATCAAGAAGAAGTGGAAGTTGCCCATGAAGCCTTAATCCGCTACTGGCCAAGATTGCTTGATTGGTTGAATGAAAATCGGACTGATTTACAACTGCGTGAAACTATCCGCCAAGCTGCTTTGGAGTGGGAGAAGAAACCAAAAGACGAAAATTATTTAGTACATCGAGGCGGGAGGTTAGAAGATGCTGAGGCGTTATTAAAGAAAGCTGGATTTTTGAACCAGCTTGAGGCTAATTATATCAGTGCTTGTGTGGAGTTGAGAGAGCGATCGGCTTTAGAGCAAGAGCAAAGGCAACAACGAGAACTACAACGGGAGAAACAAGCACGGCTTGGTTGGCAATGCCTGGCTGGTGCTATGACTATCATTACTATCCTTTTCATCAGCTACTTTGCTTATCGTGAAAAATTACGGTTAGAAGCATATTCTTTAGGAGAAACAGTGAAGATACCAGCAGGTAAATTTTACTTTGGGGCAAAGAATCCTCGTGGTAATGAGATATCAGTAAGACAGATCAATCTTGATGATTTTGAAATTGATAAGCATCAAGTTTCTAATCATCAGTATGGTTTATGTGTTAGTTATGGAGCTTGTTCTAGACCAGTAATGCAACCACAATTATTTCTTGACAAAAATAATCTAGACAAACCAGTTGTTGGAGTTACAGCTTTTCAAGCCAATGACTATTGCGACTGGCTGGGAAGACGCTTGCCAACTGAATTAGAATGGGAAAAAGCTGCACGTAATTCTCAAAATTTTTCATCTACTCTCCCCTCGTGGGAGTGGACTTCATCTTATTTTTTTAAGCAATTCAATTTTCAACTATCTAAAAAGCCTTGGTATATAAATTCTGAAATTTTAAAATTAAATCAGCCATTAACTTTAAGATTTCTAGGAAAAAAAATTACAGTTCGTCAGAGTGCTTTACCAGATTCTCAAGCTGAAGATACAGGTCTACGTTGTGCTAAATCCAAAAAGGATGATACATTTATAAATATAATTTAA
- a CDS encoding WD-40 repeat-containing protein: MNIFKITIQRKYQDSWPVVVEHTKPGQLVTIRRQGILNINGEDDLVTLRALSSQPREYGTILGKTLFNDGIRDAFIQALASLEDSKDTEKYLHVLLYVEAEDIKELQWQKLCSPLDEDWDFLSLNQRTPFSLYIPPKTKQLFPAIGRLDLQALVVAASPSGLGKFQLEHFDVEAAVTSVKAALGDIPTDVLATVDGAVGRPTLDALMQCLTNDEKYYTLIHFVCHGKLLSNKETALYLATEDNQVAPVDTTTLIDKLTNLRRAPHFAFLSTCESASNTVEATGAMGGLAQRLVRELGIPAVVAMTDKVSIKTAQALATAFYQQLRVHGNVDLALSEATAGLQRRDDITVPALFTYLGGQPLFSDTPDRPLTPKEIKYGLDRLAKLLPERAPILCNKLNQQITVLNRTLGTETEEALKEQQKALGAINTICSEVLDLSFPVLALGTEPPAYDLRCPFQGLKPFRLEDREFFFGRDQLIAKLQEKLAQDNFLPVLGASGSGKSSLVLAGLIPALQSQPPNLQMAYMTPTSEPIAALQTSLSTFQSQNFVLVIDQFEELFTLCNDEAQRQKFIDKLISLSQQQKVIITMRADFWGECATYPKLKEMMQVRQELIAPMDSEELRSAMKDLAKKVTLRFEAGLVNSILDEVEGEPGAMPLLQHALFELWNRRHGRWLLCVEYEAIGGVKKAISQTADAVYNGLSPEEKEQVRNIFVRLTRLDEEAVQGDKQRDTRRRVELEELVSVGGEQTQIKKLVEKLAGEGARLVVTSVNSSTHREEVEVAHEALIRYWKRLQNWLNENRINLQLREKIRDAALDWNQNQRKEEYLELQGGRLGYAKELSKQPYFFNKLETEYIDACVKLRQRQHQQKWRIAWTTILSLLGFASFAVFQWRQAEIGQIKALSASSKALSLSHQELEAVTEGLQTGKKLQHSFWQAIWPDADLGNQVRGTLQNVFSEVKESNRFQVKSQLASVAFSSDDQMIVTRSLDGTVQLWKPDGMPIPWPHNGRKVSATNNNGQRFDVPVVASTDNEQILALDVDGHLVFTFRNYRRLVPISGVAFNPTEKIMALAAGDRILLLSLTGDQPLKSLQTQRGTIAALAFRADGKILITANTQVNQKQDKVGIIQLWNLEKDTLINTLEGDMGFQESVSISSDGQMVAAGGWYGATLWKSDGTWHKKLDVGYPNQVNALTFSPDGKMLATGGVNKTVKLWNMDGTLYNTFLGHNDAIWGLSFSPDGRIIASASNDNTVKLWQNDNQQNGTLLNTLIGHQSSVRSVAFSHDGKTIASASDDGIVKIWKLGGTALKALLHNDQVYAVAFSPDGKTIATTNGHGWLTLWNPDGTVQKTGQWHFGPITAVAFSPDGQMIATAAGDRQVQIWNPDGTRLRKLKGYTGEINQSEVKGVSFSPDSQIIATASVDGKLQLFNSADGKLLKTLDQENYPIWSVSFSPKDQIIASANYDGTVKLWNTDGTLIKTLSGHEGAVLGVAFRSDGKTIASASADKTVKLWNIDGTLLKTLSGHEGAVLGVAFRSDGKTIASASADKTVKLWNTDGTLLKTLSGHQDAVVGVAFSPDGKTLASASADKTVILWNWQENLNLERLLTYGCDWMHDYLNNPSVNLSKSDRHLCDNIQKN; this comes from the coding sequence ATGAATATCTTTAAAATTACTATTCAACGTAAATATCAAGATAGCTGGCCTGTAGTTGTCGAACATACCAAACCAGGTCAACTTGTTACTATCCGCCGTCAAGGTATCCTTAACATCAATGGTGAAGATGATCTTGTCACACTCAGAGCATTAAGCTCCCAGCCAAGGGAATACGGCACAATATTAGGCAAAACACTATTTAATGATGGTATACGTGATGCTTTTATTCAAGCTTTGGCAAGTCTTGAAGATAGTAAAGACACTGAAAAATATCTTCATGTACTGCTATACGTCGAAGCTGAAGACATCAAGGAATTACAGTGGCAAAAACTCTGCTCTCCTTTAGATGAAGACTGGGATTTTTTATCTCTCAATCAAAGGACACCTTTTTCTCTGTACATTCCCCCAAAGACAAAGCAGCTTTTCCCTGCCATTGGGCGATTGGACTTGCAGGCACTGGTTGTAGCTGCCAGCCCATCTGGACTAGGAAAATTTCAGCTAGAACATTTTGATGTAGAGGCTGCGGTGACTAGTGTTAAAGCTGCCCTTGGGGACATTCCAACTGACGTGTTAGCAACAGTTGATGGAGCAGTAGGGCGGCCCACCTTGGATGCACTGATGCAGTGTCTGACTAATGATGAAAAATACTATACCTTAATCCACTTCGTCTGCCACGGTAAGTTGTTATCTAATAAAGAAACTGCACTTTATTTGGCAACCGAAGATAATCAAGTTGCACCAGTTGATACCACTACCTTAATCGACAAGCTGACTAACTTACGCCGCGCACCGCATTTTGCTTTTTTGTCCACTTGCGAAAGTGCCAGTAATACAGTAGAAGCAACAGGAGCAATGGGCGGACTAGCACAACGTTTAGTTAGAGAATTGGGTATACCTGCCGTCGTGGCAATGACGGACAAAGTTAGTATAAAAACTGCTCAAGCTTTAGCTACCGCTTTTTATCAGCAATTAAGAGTACATGGCAATGTAGATTTAGCATTGAGCGAAGCTACAGCTGGATTGCAACGCCGAGATGACATCACTGTTCCCGCACTTTTTACCTATTTGGGAGGGCAACCCTTATTTAGCGATACTCCAGACCGTCCCCTCACACCCAAAGAAATTAAGTATGGTTTAGATCGTTTAGCAAAATTACTACCAGAACGTGCGCCTATACTGTGCAATAAGTTGAATCAGCAAATAACAGTGCTGAATAGAACGTTAGGTACTGAAACCGAAGAGGCACTGAAAGAACAACAGAAGGCTTTGGGTGCAATCAATACGATATGTAGCGAAGTCTTGGATTTGAGTTTTCCAGTTTTGGCATTGGGTACAGAACCACCAGCCTACGACTTACGCTGTCCTTTTCAAGGATTGAAGCCGTTCCGCTTGGAAGACCGCGAGTTTTTCTTTGGGCGAGATCAGTTGATTGCAAAACTACAAGAAAAACTGGCGCAAGACAATTTTTTACCTGTGTTGGGGGCTTCTGGTAGTGGTAAATCATCCCTGGTATTGGCAGGATTAATTCCAGCACTACAAAGCCAGCCGCCAAACCTCCAGATGGCTTACATGACACCCACTAGTGAACCAATTGCTGCACTGCAAACAAGTCTATCAACATTTCAAAGCCAGAATTTTGTATTGGTGATAGACCAGTTTGAAGAACTGTTCACTCTCTGTAATGATGAAGCGCAAAGACAAAAATTTATCGACAAATTAATCAGTCTGAGCCAGCAGCAAAAAGTGATAATTACGATGCGAGCAGACTTTTGGGGAGAGTGTGCAACTTACCCCAAACTTAAAGAAATGATGCAGGTGAGACAAGAATTAATTGCACCTATGGACTCAGAGGAGTTACGCAGCGCAATGAAGGATCTGGCTAAAAAAGTGACTTTGCGCTTTGAAGCTGGTTTAGTTAATTCTATCTTAGATGAAGTTGAAGGAGAACCAGGGGCAATGCCTCTGCTGCAACACGCATTGTTTGAGTTGTGGAATCGGCGACACGGCAGATGGTTGCTTTGTGTAGAGTATGAGGCCATTGGTGGTGTAAAAAAGGCAATTTCTCAGACTGCTGATGCTGTTTACAATGGCTTATCACCGGAGGAAAAAGAACAAGTACGCAATATCTTTGTGCGCTTAACCCGTTTGGATGAAGAAGCTGTACAAGGTGATAAACAACGCGATACGCGACGGCGAGTTGAGTTAGAAGAATTAGTGTCAGTTGGTGGAGAGCAGACACAAATCAAAAAGCTGGTAGAAAAGTTGGCAGGTGAAGGTGCGCGGTTGGTGGTTACTAGTGTCAATAGCAGCACTCATCGAGAGGAAGTTGAAGTTGCTCATGAAGCTTTAATTCGTTATTGGAAGAGGTTGCAAAACTGGTTGAACGAAAACCGGATTAATTTGCAACTGCGGGAGAAAATTCGTGATGCAGCACTGGATTGGAATCAGAATCAGCGCAAAGAAGAGTATTTAGAGCTTCAGGGTGGGCGATTGGGCTATGCAAAAGAACTGTCTAAGCAACCTTATTTTTTTAATAAGCTTGAGACTGAGTATATCGATGCTTGTGTAAAGTTGCGCCAGCGTCAACATCAACAAAAGTGGCGAATTGCTTGGACAACTATTTTGAGCTTGCTTGGATTCGCTTCATTTGCAGTTTTTCAATGGAGACAAGCAGAAATTGGTCAAATTAAGGCTTTAAGTGCATCCTCAAAAGCACTTTCACTCTCCCATCAAGAATTAGAGGCAGTGACCGAAGGTTTGCAGACAGGCAAAAAGCTCCAACATTCATTTTGGCAAGCAATCTGGCCTGACGCTGATTTAGGAAATCAAGTCAGAGGAACACTACAAAATGTGTTTTCTGAGGTTAAAGAAAGTAACCGCTTCCAGGTGAAAAGTCAACTTGCTTCAGTAGCATTTAGTTCTGATGACCAGATGATTGTTACTCGGAGTTTAGATGGAACAGTGCAACTCTGGAAGCCAGATGGTATGCCGATTCCCTGGCCTCATAACGGTCGAAAAGTTTCAGCTACTAACAATAATGGACAGAGATTTGATGTGCCAGTAGTTGCTTCAACTGATAATGAGCAGATACTTGCTTTAGATGTTGACGGTCACTTAGTTTTTACATTTAGAAACTACAGAAGGTTAGTTCCGATTTCGGGTGTCGCATTTAACCCTACTGAGAAAATTATGGCTTTGGCCGCTGGCGATCGCATTTTACTATTGAGTCTCACAGGGGATCAACCCCTCAAGAGCTTACAAACACAGCGTGGCACTATAGCTGCACTCGCTTTTAGAGCCGATGGCAAGATACTTATAACAGCTAATACGCAAGTAAATCAAAAACAAGATAAAGTCGGAATTATACAACTTTGGAATCTAGAGAAAGATACCCTTATAAACACTTTAGAAGGAGATATGGGTTTTCAAGAGTCCGTCAGTATTAGCTCAGACGGACAGATGGTTGCTGCTGGGGGTTGGTATGGTGCTACACTCTGGAAAAGTGATGGCACATGGCACAAAAAGCTTGATGTTGGGTATCCAAACCAGGTTAACGCCCTCACCTTTAGTCCTGATGGAAAGATGCTGGCTACGGGAGGTGTGAATAAAACAGTCAAACTCTGGAATATGGACGGTACTTTGTACAACACATTTCTAGGACATAACGATGCAATTTGGGGACTCAGTTTCAGCCCCGACGGTCGGATAATTGCCTCAGCAAGCAATGATAATACAGTCAAACTGTGGCAAAATGACAATCAACAGAATGGTACATTGCTCAACACCCTGATTGGACATCAGAGTTCTGTTCGCTCAGTTGCTTTCAGCCATGATGGTAAGACTATTGCCTCGGCAAGTGATGATGGAATCGTCAAAATTTGGAAGCTAGGTGGTACTGCTCTGAAAGCTCTTTTGCATAACGATCAAGTGTATGCAGTTGCGTTTAGCCCTGATGGAAAGACAATTGCAACAACAAATGGACATGGTTGGCTCACTCTCTGGAACCCAGATGGAACCGTGCAAAAAACTGGACAATGGCATTTTGGGCCGATTACCGCAGTCGCTTTCAGTCCTGATGGACAAATGATTGCCACAGCTGCGGGGGATAGGCAAGTGCAAATTTGGAATCCAGATGGTACTCGTTTACGAAAGCTAAAAGGGTATACAGGTGAAATTAATCAGTCTGAAGTGAAGGGAGTGAGTTTTAGCCCCGACAGTCAAATAATAGCCACCGCATCTGTGGACGGAAAATTACAACTGTTTAATAGCGCTGACGGAAAGTTGCTAAAAACTTTGGATCAAGAGAATTATCCAATTTGGAGTGTCAGTTTCAGCCCTAAAGATCAGATAATTGCTTCAGCGAATTATGATGGAACGGTCAAGCTCTGGAATACCGATGGCACTTTAATAAAAACCTTGTCAGGACATGAAGGTGCAGTTTTGGGAGTCGCTTTCAGATCTGATGGCAAGACTATTGCCTCAGCAAGTGCAGATAAAACAGTCAAACTCTGGAATATTGACGGCACTTTACTGAAAACTTTATCAGGACATGAAGGTGCAGTTTTGGGAGTCGCTTTCAGATCTGATGGCAAGACTATTGCTTCAGCAAGTGCAGATAAGACAGTCAAACTTTGGAATACTGATGGTACTTTACTGAAAACTTTGTCAGGACATCAGGATGCAGTTGTCGGAGTCGCTTTCAGCCCTGATGGCAAAACTCTTGCTTCAGCAAGTGCAGATAAGACTGTGATTCTGTGGAATTGGCAGGAAAATTTGAATCTGGAACGGCTACTTACTTACGGGTGCGATTGGATGCACGACTATTTGAACAACCCCAGTGTTAATCTGAGTAAAAGCGATCGCCATCTCTGCGACAATATCCAAAAGAATTAG